The following are encoded in a window of Ancylothrix sp. D3o genomic DNA:
- a CDS encoding response regulator, with the protein MTFEEALKIIEETLATKTETELTTPEKQILKAAWDNETYVSVAESLYLSVGHVRDLASLLWQRLSDAFGEKLIKNNFRYVLRQRAKLSVEADVWEEYNFDDLENQKGTILIVDDLVDNLRFLSEVLTKQGYKVRSVTNGAMALKTVSNNRPDIILLDIKMPVMDGYQVCEALKSSEETSDIPVIFLSALDEVVDKVKAFQVGGVDYIIKPFHPKEIIARIETHLTIQQQKSQLKQQIEKHQQTAEILYQSRSLLASLLNSSPDGIMGLQPVKDMLTEEINNFRCLVINPAFAKFLGKKREDFVGDGVMKKELNKLYPRLFDVLVEVFETGESFEEKLCLKKEGMKKSYRFVAVKFGDGVSLTIRDLAPI; encoded by the coding sequence CGCTCAAAATTATTGAAGAAACGCTCGCCACCAAAACAGAGACGGAACTAACGACGCCAGAAAAACAAATTCTCAAAGCTGCCTGGGATAATGAAACGTATGTTAGCGTGGCCGAAAGCTTATATTTAAGTGTTGGTCATGTTAGAGATTTGGCTTCGCTGTTATGGCAGAGGCTATCTGATGCGTTTGGCGAAAAATTGATTAAAAATAATTTTCGTTATGTGCTTAGACAAAGGGCAAAACTTTCGGTTGAGGCTGATGTTTGGGAAGAATACAATTTCGATGATCTGGAAAACCAAAAAGGGACTATTTTAATTGTGGATGATTTGGTAGATAATTTGCGTTTTTTATCTGAGGTTCTGACGAAGCAGGGCTACAAAGTTCGCAGTGTAACAAATGGTGCAATGGCTTTAAAAACCGTTAGCAATAACCGGCCCGATATTATTCTGCTTGATATTAAAATGCCTGTGATGGATGGTTATCAAGTCTGCGAAGCTTTGAAGTCGTCGGAGGAAACCTCGGATATCCCTGTGATTTTTTTAAGTGCTTTAGATGAAGTGGTGGATAAAGTTAAAGCGTTTCAAGTGGGGGGAGTTGATTATATTATTAAACCTTTTCACCCTAAAGAAATAATTGCTCGCATTGAAACTCACCTAACGATACAACAGCAAAAATCTCAATTGAAACAGCAAATTGAAAAACATCAACAAACGGCAGAGATTCTTTATCAATCTCGTTCTTTACTGGCGAGTTTGTTAAATAGTTCCCCGGATGGAATTATGGGTTTGCAACCGGTTAAGGATATGCTGACAGAAGAAATTAATAATTTTCGCTGTTTGGTGATTAATCCTGCTTTTGCTAAATTTTTAGGTAAAAAACGAGAGGATTTTGTGGGGGATGGGGTGATGAAAAAGGAATTGAATAAACTTTACCCCCGGTTGTTTGATGTACTGGTGGAGGTTTTTGAGACGGGAGAATCTTTTGAGGAAAAGTTGTGTTTAAAAAAAGAAGGGATGAAAAAAAGTTATAGGTTTGTGGCGGTTAAATTTGGAGATGGGGTTTCATTGACTATTCGGGATCTTGCTCCAATTTAG
- a CDS encoding AAA family ATPase: MNMINLPDIKIIEQIYESANSVVYRAIRTTNKHPLILKALKEDYPSPVELYRYQYEYEITRSLNLEKVIKAYDLVKSNNTQVMLLEDFGGFSLKYLLENREFSLKESLLIALKATEALGAIHKNNIIHKDINLSNIVFNPETGQLKLIDLGISTSLLRENPTFKNPNLLEGTFAYMSPEQTGRMNFFLDYRTDFYSLGVSLYEWLTKQLPFDSEDALELIHSHIAKQPLPLQEINPEIPLPLSEIVLKLMAKSPENRYQTTWGIKADLETCLAQLKKGEIKIFPLAKQDISRQLQIPQKLYGRETQIESLLTAFARVASLKENRVASGNDIKEGKNATEVMMISGYSGIGKTAIVQELYKFITQKRGYFVSGKFDHLHRDIPYQALMTACQNLIQQLLSEKAFLLQEWGKKISAALANNGQVIIDLLPELELIIGPQPAVPELSATEATNRFNLVFQNFIQVFCKPQHPLVIFLDDLQWADSATLQLIEALITNPHTQNLLLIGAYRNNEVSATDPLMRILSDIKEAGVVVNNLALSPLSLSQTEQLITDTLKCEGRESQQLALVELISQKTQGNPFFIKEFLKSLYREKLLIFDNKIGGWSWDLEKIKTRNLTENVVELMANKIQSLSEEAQKTLQLAACIGNQFCLETLSWLQNKGQKETADELGEVIEAGLILTVGEDYKFLKTDRDLQKVKICYKFAHDRIQQAAYSLIPGDQKQTLHWKIGKSLLEKTAPQQLTHEIFEIVKHLNFGNENGWINLPQLEKDKLAELNLMAGKKAKASAAWQPAWNYLKIGINCLSKNSWVSQYKLSLEMYEEAAEAASLSGNFSDMEELVAVVQSHAKTFLEKIKIYEIKIQGCIAQNNPTQGIKIALSVLNNLGIKLTDSPTKLDIIYELGKTKLKLVGKKIANLIDLPVMTDPNKLAAMRILSGVSSATYLSTPELLPLIVLKQVNLSLKYGNTAMSGYAYATYGLILCSEAIGDIETGYQFGQLALKVGDKFNDKKFRAKTIFIVNYFVKHWKEHLKETLKPLLEAYTIGLETGDLEYAAYSACVYGYHSYVLGKDLSKVEEEMAMYSKVISQLKQESAFYYNILNRQLVLNLMGRCEDKYHLIGESYDEVKMLPVHQKAKAKNICHAVYFYKFFLCYFFQNYSQALENAKQVEKYIDSAPGTIPLSHFYNSLAHLAIYSEASQTEQKQIIRKVKANQKNIRKWAKFAPMTHLHKYYLVEAEKHRVLGNNTLAIEYYDNAIKLAKKNEYLNEEALANELAGKFYLAWGKDKIAQVYFTDAYHCYWRWGATAKLEELVRQYPQFLKRFTNASTFIDTRQSVPNSFSQNGGEIIDFATLMKASQAIASEIELDKLLATLMKILLENSGAETGYLILEAQGELRLEAAAAVNSTTQTNCPTTPLENLVPLSIINYVERTRKGIIEMNAAAEGKFIHDTYINTQQIKSILCAPLLNQGQLIGIIYLENNLAPGVFTTDRLQVIQFLSIQAAISLKNARLYAQVNENQNRLNKFFNAIPLGIVVHNATGKVIYENTVSKQLVNLQGLPPDLLKEISDNRPLYRAGTGQTYPLKELPLVRSLQGFQAAADDIELHQGEQIIPLEITCTPIFDEAGNVEYAIGAFQDITQRKQAEKTLIENISLEQEIIERKKVAGELERAKQAAEAANRAKSAFLANMSHELRTPLNAILGFSHLLSEASNLSKEQIEDLHIIRRSGNHLLTLINQILDVSKIEAGKMTVAEKNFDLFHLLNEVKDMFNLKANTKDLRLEIECAPSVPQYICTDQVKLKQVLINLLSNAIKFTNSGSVSVNVQTTEETPTQCRISFEIKDTGVGIAPQELENVFKPFEQTASGQKVSEGTGLGLTISSQFVHLMGGEISVSSAGFIYTPGKPITQLNQPPTTGTSFIFDLPVTIINSHQIPLPEQHRCVISLAENQPQYRLLVVDDNDYNRQLLLKILQPIGFEVQTAKNGQEALEIWNTWEPHLIWMDMRMPVMDGYQATKQIKSTIKGQSTPIIAVTASSLSDEIAIILSSGCDDFVSKPFEENSIFEMIEKYLKVKYIYKEKLLISTPSQPVNKGNLKEIMAGLPKTWLEKLHNAALDADYEWVLQLIKEIPHQVDEIEILRDWAHDFKFEKILEFIENI, from the coding sequence ATGAATATGATTAATCTGCCAGATATTAAAATTATTGAGCAAATTTATGAAAGTGCAAACTCGGTGGTTTATCGAGCAATTCGCACCACAAATAAACATCCTTTGATATTAAAAGCCCTCAAAGAAGATTATCCCTCACCGGTTGAACTTTACCGCTATCAGTATGAATATGAAATAACTCGCAGCCTCAACTTAGAAAAAGTTATCAAAGCCTATGATTTAGTAAAATCTAATAACACGCAAGTGATGTTATTGGAAGATTTTGGCGGTTTTTCTTTAAAATATTTGTTAGAAAACCGGGAATTTTCTTTAAAAGAATCACTTTTAATTGCCTTGAAAGCCACCGAAGCTTTAGGCGCAATTCATAAAAACAATATTATTCACAAAGACATTAATTTATCGAATATAGTTTTTAACCCTGAAACAGGCCAATTAAAACTGATAGACTTGGGAATTTCAACATCATTGTTGAGAGAAAATCCGACCTTCAAAAACCCCAATTTATTAGAAGGAACATTCGCCTATATGTCTCCCGAACAAACAGGACGAATGAATTTTTTCCTTGATTATCGCACAGATTTTTATTCTTTGGGAGTAAGCCTTTATGAATGGCTAACCAAGCAACTACCTTTTGACTCAGAAGATGCACTAGAATTAATACACTCTCATATTGCCAAACAACCGCTTCCACTACAAGAAATTAATCCAGAAATTCCCTTACCACTTTCCGAGATTGTCCTGAAATTAATGGCAAAAAGCCCCGAAAATAGATATCAAACAACGTGGGGAATAAAAGCAGATTTAGAAACTTGTCTGGCACAATTGAAGAAAGGCGAAATCAAAATATTTCCGCTGGCAAAACAAGACATTTCTAGGCAATTACAAATCCCCCAAAAATTGTACGGCAGAGAAACGCAAATAGAAAGCTTATTAACAGCCTTTGCTCGCGTAGCGTCTTTGAAAGAGAATCGCGTCGCCTCTGGCAATGACATAAAAGAGGGGAAAAACGCAACAGAAGTAATGATGATTTCTGGATACTCTGGTATTGGAAAAACAGCCATAGTCCAAGAACTTTATAAATTCATTACTCAAAAACGTGGCTATTTTGTTTCAGGAAAATTTGACCATTTACACCGCGATATTCCTTATCAAGCATTGATGACAGCTTGCCAAAACTTGATTCAACAATTGCTCAGTGAAAAGGCTTTTTTATTACAAGAATGGGGAAAAAAGATATCAGCAGCCTTAGCCAACAACGGCCAAGTTATTATCGATTTGCTGCCGGAATTAGAATTAATTATTGGCCCCCAGCCAGCGGTTCCTGAATTATCGGCAACGGAAGCAACAAACCGATTTAATTTAGTATTTCAAAACTTTATCCAAGTGTTTTGTAAACCACAGCATCCGCTGGTGATATTTCTCGACGATCTGCAATGGGCAGACAGCGCCACATTGCAACTGATCGAGGCTCTTATTACCAATCCTCACACCCAAAATCTGCTTTTAATTGGTGCTTATCGAAATAACGAAGTCAGTGCAACTGATCCGTTAATGCGGATTTTATCAGATATTAAAGAGGCGGGAGTTGTTGTTAATAATCTGGCTCTGTCGCCGCTGAGCTTAAGCCAAACTGAGCAATTAATTACCGATACGCTGAAATGCGAAGGTAGGGAGTCTCAACAATTAGCCTTAGTAGAGTTAATTTCGCAAAAAACCCAGGGAAATCCTTTTTTTATCAAAGAATTTTTGAAATCTCTTTATAGAGAAAAATTACTCATATTTGATAATAAAATCGGAGGTTGGAGTTGGGATTTAGAGAAGATTAAGACAAGAAACTTGACTGAGAATGTTGTGGAATTAATGGCAAATAAAATTCAAAGTTTATCGGAGGAAGCGCAGAAAACTTTACAGCTTGCGGCTTGTATTGGCAATCAATTTTGCTTAGAAACCCTGTCATGGCTTCAAAATAAAGGGCAAAAAGAAACAGCCGATGAATTAGGGGAAGTGATAGAAGCAGGACTTATTTTAACAGTTGGAGAAGATTACAAATTTCTCAAAACTGACAGAGACTTGCAGAAAGTGAAAATTTGTTATAAATTTGCCCATGATCGCATCCAGCAAGCTGCTTACTCGTTAATTCCGGGGGATCAAAAACAAACTCTGCACTGGAAAATTGGAAAAAGCTTGTTAGAAAAAACAGCGCCACAGCAACTTACACACGAGATTTTTGAGATTGTTAAGCATCTCAACTTCGGCAATGAAAATGGTTGGATAAATTTGCCTCAATTAGAAAAAGATAAACTAGCGGAATTAAATTTGATGGCGGGTAAAAAAGCCAAAGCCTCCGCAGCATGGCAACCGGCCTGGAATTATTTAAAAATTGGCATCAATTGTCTGAGTAAAAATAGCTGGGTTTCTCAATATAAGCTGAGTTTAGAAATGTATGAAGAAGCCGCCGAGGCTGCAAGTTTGAGTGGTAACTTTTCAGACATGGAAGAATTGGTAGCGGTGGTACAAAGCCACGCCAAAACTTTCTTAGAGAAAATAAAAATTTATGAAATTAAAATTCAAGGCTGTATCGCCCAAAATAACCCCACACAAGGGATAAAAATTGCTTTATCGGTCTTAAATAATTTAGGGATTAAATTGACAGATTCGCCCACGAAGTTAGATATTATCTATGAACTAGGGAAGACAAAATTAAAGTTAGTCGGCAAGAAAATTGCTAATTTAATTGATTTGCCGGTGATGACAGATCCCAACAAATTAGCAGCGATGCGTATTTTGTCGGGTGTTTCTTCGGCAACGTATTTATCGACACCGGAACTCTTGCCCTTAATCGTCTTAAAACAAGTCAATCTCTCCCTCAAATACGGCAATACTGCCATGTCTGGCTATGCCTATGCAACCTATGGTTTGATTCTTTGTAGCGAAGCTATTGGAGATATAGAAACCGGCTATCAATTTGGACAACTTGCGCTTAAAGTCGGCGATAAATTCAACGACAAAAAATTTAGAGCTAAGACAATATTTATCGTTAATTACTTTGTTAAACATTGGAAAGAACATCTCAAAGAAACCTTAAAACCCTTGCTGGAAGCTTACACCATAGGATTAGAAACAGGAGACTTAGAATATGCGGCTTATTCTGCGTGCGTTTACGGCTATCATTCCTATGTGCTGGGGAAAGACTTATCAAAAGTTGAAGAAGAAATGGCAATGTATAGTAAAGTAATCAGCCAGCTTAAGCAAGAATCAGCCTTTTATTATAACATTCTTAATCGCCAACTTGTCTTAAATTTGATGGGCCGGTGTGAAGATAAATATCATTTAATTGGCGAGAGTTATGACGAAGTAAAAATGTTGCCGGTGCATCAAAAAGCCAAGGCAAAAAATATTTGTCATGCCGTGTATTTTTACAAATTTTTTCTCTGTTATTTTTTTCAAAACTACTCGCAAGCCTTGGAAAACGCCAAGCAGGTAGAAAAATATATCGACAGTGCGCCAGGGACAATTCCTTTATCTCATTTCTACAATTCTTTAGCGCATCTTGCCATTTATTCAGAAGCTTCTCAAACCGAACAAAAACAAATCATCCGCAAAGTAAAAGCCAACCAAAAAAACATAAGAAAATGGGCAAAATTTGCCCCCATGACACATCTGCATAAATATTACTTAGTCGAAGCCGAAAAGCACAGAGTCTTAGGCAACAACACCTTAGCAATAGAGTATTATGACAACGCTATTAAATTAGCAAAAAAAAATGAATATCTCAACGAAGAAGCCTTAGCAAACGAACTTGCCGGCAAATTCTATTTAGCATGGGGAAAAGACAAAATTGCTCAAGTTTACTTCACCGATGCTTATCACTGCTATTGGCGGTGGGGTGCAACTGCAAAACTTGAAGAATTAGTACGACAATATCCCCAATTTTTAAAGCGTTTTACCAACGCTTCCACTTTTATAGATACGCGCCAAAGTGTGCCTAATAGCTTTAGCCAAAATGGCGGAGAAATTATAGATTTTGCCACATTAATGAAAGCATCTCAAGCAATTGCCAGTGAAATTGAACTCGATAAACTCTTGGCAACTTTAATGAAAATTTTGCTAGAAAACTCTGGTGCTGAAACCGGCTACTTAATCCTCGAAGCCCAAGGAGAATTACGCCTAGAAGCTGCCGCTGCTGTCAACTCAACAACCCAAACAAATTGTCCCACAACTCCCCTTGAAAACTTAGTGCCTTTATCGATTATTAACTATGTCGAAAGAACGCGAAAAGGAATCATAGAAATGAATGCCGCCGCTGAAGGCAAATTTATTCACGATACTTATATCAATACACAGCAAATAAAATCAATTCTTTGCGCTCCTCTGCTCAATCAAGGGCAATTGATTGGTATTATTTACCTAGAAAATAATCTCGCCCCCGGAGTCTTTACAACTGACCGGCTACAAGTCATTCAATTTTTATCAATTCAAGCCGCAATTTCCTTAAAAAACGCCCGACTTTATGCTCAAGTTAATGAAAATCAAAATCGCCTCAATAAATTCTTTAATGCTATACCCCTTGGCATTGTTGTCCATAATGCCACAGGAAAAGTAATCTACGAAAATACCGTCTCCAAACAGCTAGTAAATCTTCAAGGACTACCGCCAGATTTGCTAAAAGAGATATCAGATAATCGCCCTCTTTATCGAGCAGGAACCGGCCAAACCTATCCCCTAAAAGAACTGCCTCTTGTGCGCTCTCTTCAAGGCTTCCAAGCAGCAGCAGATGACATAGAATTGCACCAAGGTGAACAAATTATACCTTTAGAAATTACCTGTACCCCCATTTTTGATGAAGCCGGCAACGTAGAATATGCAATTGGGGCATTCCAAGATATTACCCAACGCAAACAAGCCGAAAAAACCCTAATCGAAAATATTAGTTTAGAGCAAGAAATTATCGAACGCAAAAAAGTAGCAGGTGAACTCGAAAGAGCCAAACAAGCAGCCGAAGCCGCCAACCGTGCCAAAAGCGCATTTCTTGCCAATATGAGCCATGAATTACGCACTCCTCTTAATGCTATTCTTGGCTTTTCTCACCTTTTAAGCGAAGCCTCAAATCTCTCAAAAGAACAAATTGAAGACCTCCATATTATCCGCCGCAGCGGCAATCATTTACTGACATTAATTAATCAGATACTTGATGTTTCAAAAATTGAAGCCGGTAAAATGACGGTAGCAGAAAAAAACTTTGACCTCTTTCACTTATTAAACGAGGTTAAAGATATGTTTAATTTAAAAGCCAACACTAAAGACTTACGCTTAGAAATTGAATGCGCCCCTTCTGTTCCTCAATATATCTGCACCGATCAAGTAAAACTAAAACAAGTGCTAATTAACCTCCTCAGTAATGCCATAAAATTTACCAATTCTGGCAGCGTCTCCGTCAATGTACAAACAACCGAAGAAACCCCCACCCAATGCCGAATTAGCTTTGAAATTAAAGATACCGGCGTTGGTATTGCCCCCCAAGAATTAGAAAATGTATTTAAACCTTTTGAGCAAACAGCCTCTGGTCAAAAAGTATCAGAAGGCACCGGCCTAGGATTAACCATTAGCTCTCAATTTGTCCACTTAATGGGGGGAGAAATTAGCGTCAGCAGTGCCGGTTTTATTTATACCCCAGGCAAGCCAATTACACAATTAAATCAGCCTCCAACCACCGGCACCAGCTTTATATTTGACCTACCAGTAACCATAATTAATTCCCATCAAATCCCCCTTCCCGAACAACACCGATGCGTTATTTCTCTTGCAGAAAATCAACCGCAATACCGCCTCCTTGTCGTCGATGATAATGATTACAACCGGCAACTTTTACTGAAAATTCTTCAACCCATAGGTTTTGAAGTCCAAACAGCAAAAAACGGTCAAGAAGCCCTAGAAATTTGGAACACTTGGGAACCGCATTTAATTTGGATGGACATGAGAATGCCCGTAATGGATGGCTACCAAGCCACTAAGCAAATTAAAAGTACCATTAAAGGACAATCCACCCCTATAATTGCCGTTACCGCCAGCAGTTTGTCAGACGAAATTGCCATTATTTTATCCTCTGGATGTGATGATTTTGTCTCCAAACCTTTTGAAGAAAACAGCATATTTGAAATGATCGAAAAATATTTAAAAGTGAAGTATATATATAAAGAAAAACTCCTAATCTCCACTCCTTCTCAGCCCGTCAACAAAGGAAATTTAAAAGAAATAATGGCCGGTCTGCCTAAAACTTGGCTAGAAAAATTACATAACGCAGCCTTAGATGCCGATTATGAATGGGTTTTGCAACTTATAAAAGAAATCCCCCATCAGGTAGATGAAATTGAGATCCTCAGAGATTGGGCGCATGATTTTAAATTTGAAAAAATCCTCGAATTTATAGAAAATATTTGA
- a CDS encoding UDP-glucose/GDP-mannose dehydrogenase family protein: protein MRVCVIGTGYVGLVTGTCLAHIGHHVICVDNNEAKVQLMKAGQSPIFEPGLSEIMQSATASGNLEFTSDLAAGVAHGDILFIAVGTPALANGESDTRYVEAVAKGIGAHLEGDYKVIVNKSTVPIGSGDWVRRIVLDGIKERETVGNGGASGEEVAKKIGVKFDVVSNPEFLREGSAVYDTFNPDRIVLGGNNSKAIAMMQELYTPIIERKYAEDQSLPAVPVVVTDLSSAEMIKYAANAFLATKISFINEVANICDRMGADVVQVARGMGLDSRIGQKFLNAGIGWGGSCFPKDVSALVHTADDYGYDAHLLKAAVEVNQRQRQIVIEKLQHELKILKGKTVGLLGLTFKPDTDDMRDAPALNIIEQLNRLGAKVKAYDPVVSQTGLRHGLSGVFVETDAERLADGCDALVVITEWQQFRHLDYPKMAKLMNNAVMIDGRNFLDPKQMQAAGFRYTGIGR, encoded by the coding sequence ATGCGCGTTTGTGTCATTGGTACCGGATACGTCGGCTTAGTCACCGGCACTTGCTTGGCCCACATCGGCCACCACGTTATTTGTGTAGACAACAACGAAGCCAAAGTTCAGCTAATGAAAGCCGGTCAGTCGCCGATATTTGAACCAGGCTTATCAGAAATCATGCAGTCAGCGACCGCCAGCGGTAACTTAGAATTTACCTCCGATTTAGCCGCCGGTGTAGCACATGGAGACATCCTATTTATCGCTGTTGGTACCCCTGCTTTAGCCAATGGCGAAAGCGATACTCGTTACGTTGAAGCCGTTGCCAAAGGCATAGGTGCTCACCTAGAAGGCGATTATAAAGTCATCGTTAATAAATCGACCGTTCCCATTGGTTCCGGGGACTGGGTACGACGGATTGTTTTAGATGGCATAAAAGAACGGGAAACTGTCGGCAATGGCGGTGCTTCTGGTGAAGAAGTCGCTAAAAAAATTGGCGTAAAATTTGATGTAGTCAGCAACCCAGAATTTTTACGCGAAGGGTCTGCCGTCTATGATACTTTTAACCCAGATCGCATTGTTTTGGGCGGTAATAATTCCAAAGCCATCGCCATGATGCAGGAACTTTACACGCCAATTATTGAGCGGAAATATGCCGAAGATCAAAGCTTACCTGCGGTGCCGGTAGTGGTGACAGATTTGAGTTCGGCAGAAATGATTAAATATGCTGCTAATGCGTTTTTGGCTACCAAAATCAGCTTTATTAACGAAGTAGCAAATATTTGTGACCGCATGGGTGCAGATGTGGTGCAAGTGGCAAGAGGCATGGGTTTAGATTCGCGTATTGGCCAGAAATTTTTAAATGCTGGTATTGGTTGGGGAGGTTCTTGTTTTCCCAAGGATGTGTCAGCATTAGTTCATACTGCTGATGACTATGGCTATGATGCTCATTTGCTGAAAGCTGCGGTGGAAGTTAACCAACGTCAGCGGCAAATTGTCATTGAAAAATTGCAACACGAACTTAAGATTTTAAAAGGCAAAACGGTGGGTTTATTGGGGTTAACTTTTAAACCGGATACCGATGATATGCGCGATGCACCGGCCCTTAATATTATTGAACAGTTAAACCGCCTTGGTGCAAAGGTTAAAGCTTATGATCCAGTTGTCTCTCAAACCGGCCTGCGTCATGGCTTATCTGGTGTGTTTGTAGAAACCGATGCCGAACGTTTAGCCGATGGTTGTGATGCCTTGGTTGTGATTACCGAGTGGCAACAATTCCGTCATTTAGATTATCCAAAAATGGCGAAATTAATGAATAATGCCGTGATGATTGATGGTCGCAATTTCCTTGATCCTAAACAAATGCAAGCAGCCGGTTTCCGTTATACAGGAATAGGCCGTTAA